In Thunnus albacares chromosome 10, fThuAlb1.1, whole genome shotgun sequence, a single window of DNA contains:
- the LOC122989844 gene encoding protocadherin alpha-8-like, whose product MEQRGQDSWRPQGKWFAFVLTLNLIFGKATGQIRFSISEEIKEGTAVGNIAKDLGIDPSILKARGFRIVSGSTEPLFQVNQDDGVLFVNRNIDREEICQRTSVCLINLKSVLENPLEIHYVAVEVLDVNDHSPSFPEKNKRLEISESTLPGTRFQLHAALDPDGGVNSVQQYKLSQNNIFRLEVKDRGKDGKVPVLQIQSPLDREVSSSHKLLLTALDGGKPPKSGTMEILVDVLDVNDNAPVFTKDVYSTEISENSPVGTIVIRVNATDLDEGLNGEVSYSFGNVNNKVRELFDVNPSTGEITVKGQLDYEVDDSYEIDIQASDSGAVPFRTEKSVTVNIMDVNDNAPVIDVTSLSNKISEDARPGTTVALLSITDLDSGVNGKVISFVKGDVPFTLTPSIQDNMFAVVTKTQLDRENKSMYDVTIIAKDAGELALTSEKTLRVVVSDINDNSPEFSKSRYNFHVTENNSPGLSLFSLIASDRDEGDNAVISYHILRDAAYENKVTSFLNINSENGDVLALKSFDFETLKTFQFQVVATDSGTPSLSSNVTVNVFILDQNDNAPVILYPVSSNGSAEGVEEIPRNVNTGHLVTKVRAYDADIGYNGWLLFSLQQVTDHSLFGLDRYTGQIRTLRSFTETDEAEHKLVILVKDNGNVSLSATATVIVKLVEPKEAFAASDVKSSAKVDEEDNVTFYLMITLGSVSVLFVISIIVLIAMQCSKSTDYTSKYLQETNYDGTLCHSIQYRSGDKRYMLVGPRMSIGSTIVPGSHANTLVLPDRRRASGEVRL is encoded by the coding sequence CTGTTGGGAACATAGCAAAGGATCTGGGAATAGATCCAAGTATATTAAAAGCGAGGGGGTTTCGTATTGTTTCCGGCTCCACCGAACCCCTTTTCCAGGTAAACCAAGACGATGGGGTTTTATTCGTAAATCGTAATATTGACCGAGAAGAAATATGCCAGCGGACCAGTGTATGTCTGATAAACCTTAAAAGTGTGCTAGAGAACCCACTAGAGATCCATTATGTTGCTGTGGAAGTGTTAGATGTAAATGACCACTCGCCCTCTTTCCcggagaaaaacaaaaggctAGAGATTTCAGAGTCCACCTTACCGGGAACAAGATTTCAGTTGCATGCTGCTCTCGATCCGGATGGCGGTGTGAATTCCGTCCAACAGTATAAACTAagtcaaaataatatttttcgACTAGAAGTGAAGGACCGCGGGAAAGATGGCAAAGTCCCTGTTTTACAAATACAAAGCCCGTTAGACAGAGAGGTCTCTAGCAGCCATAAACTACTGCTTACAGCCCTGGATGGGGGTAAACCTCCGAAATCAGGGACCATGGAGATATTAGTAGATGTATTAGATGTGAACGACAATGCACCTGTTTTTACAAAAGATGTATATTCCACAGAGATAAGTGAAAATTCACCAGTTGGCACAATAGTCATACGAGTAAACGCCACAGATTTGGACGAAGGTTTGAATGGCGAAGTAAGTTATTCTTTTGGTAATGTTAATAATAAGGTGCGTGAACTCTTTGATGTCAACCCGAGCACAGGTGAAATAACCGTGAAAGGACAATTAGACTATGAAGTGGATGACAGTTACGAGATAGACATTCAAGCATCTGACAGCGGTGCTGTTCCATTTAGGACAGAAAAAAGCGTTACTGTAAATATTATGGACGTAAATGACAATGCACCTGTAATTGACGTAACGTCCCTGTCTAACAAAATTTCAGAGGATGCTAGACCCGGAACTACAGTAGCACTTCTTAGTATTACTGACTTGGACTCTGGAGTAAACGGAAAAGTTATCAGCTTTGTTAAAGGCGATGTCCCTTTCACACTCACGCCTTCCATTCAAGACAACATGTTCGCTgttgtaacaaaaacacaactcgACAGGGAAAACAAATCGATGTATGATGTAACAATAATCGCTAAAGACGCAGGTGAACTAGCCTTAACATCTGAAAAGACATTAAGAGTTGTTGTATCCGACATAAACGATAATAGTCCAGAGTTTTCAAAGAGCCGATATAATTTTCATGTCACTGAGAATAACTCTCCAGGACTGTCGTTATTTTCTTTAATCGCGTCTGATCGTGATGAGGGAGACAATGCTGTTATTTCGTATCATATTCTCAGAGATGCCGCTTATGAAAATAAAGTGACATCATTTCTTAACATCAACTCTGAAAATGGAGATGTTTTGGCGCTAAAAAGTTTCGACTTTGAAACTCTGAAAACGTTCCAGTTCCAAGTTGTCGCCACAGATTCTGGAACTCCGTCACTAAGCAGCAACGTCACAGTGAACGTGTTCATTCTGGATCAGAACGACAACGCTCCAGTCATCCTGTATCCAGTCAGCTCTAACGGTTCTGCTGAAGGTGTGGAGGAGATTCCCCGCAATGTGAACACAGGACACTTGGTGACTAAAGTCAGAGCCTATGACGCTGATATAGGATATAACGGCTGGTTACTCTTTTCACTGCAGCAAGTTACTGACCACAGTCTCTTTGGTTTGGACCGCTATACAGGACAGATTAGAACACTTCGCTCATTCACAGAGACAGACGAAGCTGAGCATAAACTGGTCATACTGGTCAAAGATAATGGGAACGTTTCACTCTCGGCAACAGCTACTGTGATTGTCAAACTTGTGGAGCCCAAAGAAGCTTTTGcagcttctgatgttaaaagtTCTGCAAAAGTTGACGAGGAAgacaatgtgacattttatctGATGATAACTTTGGGCTCAGTGTCTGTACTTTTTGTCATCAGTATCATCGTGCTGATTGCAATGCAGTGTTCCAAATCCACAGACTATACATCCAAATACCTACAAGAAACAAATTATGATGGGACACTGTGTCACAGTATCCAGTACAGATCTGGAGACAAACGGTACATGTTAGTTGGACCCAGGATGAGTATAGGATCTACTATAGTCCCAGGCAGCCATGCCAATACTCTGGTGCTTCCTGACAGGAGGAGAGCATCTGGAGAGGTAAGACTTTAA